The region CATAAGAGGAAATACAAAAGCCGTTGCGTACGCTTTCGCTTCTCCAGCCTGCCTCAGCTGTAGGCCAAACTCAGTCGCTAGCATAGCGAAAAAACCACTACAAGTGATCGCTGTCGCGGTGGCTGCAATAATAAGCATATTGGCCAGATCTGCTTTTTTGTGAACCAACCAGTCTCTCAGAACCTCTAACCCGATCAACTGATTGAGAGCAACGAGTAGCAGTACCGACGCTAATATCTCACCACCGTATTCCCATATACCTTCGATCTTCCTATCCATTTCACTGCTCATGACCGGGCGGTGTTGGCAGCTCTGCGAGTTTGTCGACCTCTTCCGTAATTCGAGCGAGTATGTTCTTACCCTCTACCGTCCGAGCATTCGCTGACATTCCTCTGACAAAATCACGGAAACCTTCAATTCTTCCTCTCATCGCTTTACTTCCCGTTCTCACCGTTCGACGTTGTCCATTTCTAAATCCGGTCATTGTCACTTCGCCGTCTTTGTATCCGGCCTGAGCCATCGCGGCGGTGGCAAAGGGAAGCCCTTCCTCCGAAAGTGAAAGCCCTGATGGATTCTTCATATCTTGCGTGTATTCTCGGATTCCATTTGCGACCATTTCTTGCCGCAGACGCTCCGTACGTCGGTCAAGCTCAGGGTTAGGTATTCTTAGCTTGACCCGCAAGCGGGTCAATTTGTCGAACGACCGGAACGCCTGGAGGATTTTGTTTTCTTCGGGGACAGGCTCAAGGCGGATATGCGAAGTAAATCCAGATTCGGCAGCGGCTTCATCCAGCATGTTGTGGAGGGAACTTCGCCACAATTGATTGCGCATTAGCTCGCTTCGGTATTCAACAACCACTAAGTGTCTTCGCATGTAGAAAAAAATGTGAAATGTCTCGGCTGGTGGCGGAGAAAGCGTTGTAGTAGCTTCTTCGAAGCCATCTGCCGTCGCGGTTTTACCATTCTGCTCAACGGTCGAACGGCCCAGAGTGATACTACATATTGGGCCATGATCGCTACTCACCAGAAAAAACTCACGTGCATTCCATTGAAGCGTGGTTCGTCCAGATTGAGTGATCACTGATAAATCAGGATTTGTAATTCCCCTAATGACCTGCAAGATCTGATCATCGGTTCTGATGTTGACGCCCATGAAGTCGAACATAAAATTTTCTTCATCAACGATGTTGAGCCTATAGATTTCAAACAGAAGTGGAAGCTCCGCCATACTTATCGAGCCCTACTCCCCTCATTCAAAATGATGTTCTTCGGCATTCGAACACTCGAGTCGGGCAGAGAACGAGGACAAACCATCTCTAAAGTCCTTTGTTTAACATAAATTTAGGGGTGAGGACACTTTATCTGCGGGCCATGAATATGGCAAGACTTGTCGAGGAGACTTGTGGCCGGGTGCCCCATCTTCGACGCCGAAGGCGGCTAAGGTGGGCAATTTTCGCGGCAGCGAAAATCCCTACACTCTCCCCACCCTGAACAACGGATCGTGCTCCGCACGACAACCCACCTTAGTCGCGATAAAACCGCGCCGAAGATGGGGCACCCAATTCTCCACTCCGGAAGAGGAATCCAGACACAGTAAAATCCACCCATGCCGCTGGGCCTCGTACGATAGCAACAGGAGGTAATGGGTCAGTTTGAACTGAAGCATTTATTTCCAAGTGCGATGAGCCGTGAATTTTGCGAGATTTGCTTCTAATATGCTCTCGGCGTCTTCTCGGTCTGGGACCACTCCAAAGTCGCGGATAAGCTGCAATCCGAAATCTTCAAACGCCATCCGATCAGTGCGGAAGTGAATTTTTCTAATTTCGTCCCGCAATCCCGTTCCCGCTCCATGACAGACATGCAGATGGGGGAACGTGAAATCACTTTGATGTGGGTGCCAATGGTATGCCAAAATTTCATGGCCATCGCTGTTCTCAACCGCATATTCGTATGCGAGAGTGGTGACCTTAAGGCCACCCCACATCGATTTGGTTACCTCGAATTGTTGGGTGAACGAAATAGCCAGCACTTCTTGAGAAGAGGTTATGACATCCATCGCCGGTTCTGGAGATAGAGAGAGACTGTGATGCTCTCCAGATCCATAGCCACTTGCACGTAGACACCCCCTCCCAAAGCAGCTCAAAGACTGCTGTAGAGGCTGAATGAAATTCCTTACTGCTTCATCGGGTGTTCTTCCGGGCACTGACCGACCGCACGAATGGGATGAGTAGAGCGACACGCATAGCACGTGCCCTCTCGCTCGGGTCGGTATAGTATCCCGCGTCCCAACGTCTCAGAAATTCTTTGCCCGATATAGAGAGGTATCTTTGCGCAGCTCGTTCAAACAGCTGTGCTCCCTCCGTGGCGTTGAGGAAAACGTCACGCTTTGCTTCACAGCCAGCTTGCGCGTGTTCAAGCAATGCTTCCATGACATTCCTCCTCATTCATTTAGACGTATACGACCAACCAAGGGATGCAATTCAAAGCCGCCCAAGACGTCACCTTTGTACACGCTCATTGGGTTCGTTGCCAACACATTTTGTTGGCCCGTAACGTAATTTGAAATCCCTACTAATTCTTCAATATCCCACAGATGTGTGCAAGTCCCGCTTCCATCGTCGGAGGTGACCAAAGGGTCTTGTGCACACCACAGAAGTTGTAGTGAATAAAGTGAAGCGGCGGGTGGGGCGGGTGGCCCACACATCAACCCAAACCGGGTGCCGGGTGCCCCATTCATCGCGAAAGCGATGAGTGGGCTCCGCTCTGCCGAAGGCATGAGTGAAGGCGAAGCCGGAACGACCGAATCCCGGAAATGCCAACTCGGCCACCTCACTGGGCTCGCCACGAATCTCACCAACCTTCGGCAAATTAAATTCCCAGGCGAGTGGCCCATATTTTGAACCACCCAGCAAATCGGGTGCCCCATTCATCGCAGATGAGTGGGCAATCCTCAGGCCTGCTTTCCGTGGGATCGGTTTGGGGCTGCTGTAGGAACTCTTTACTCGACACACTGTACCGTATAGCGGTACAGTGGTAATCGTATTGATTGAGTCATGGCGAGATCGGTGGCTGCAGGAATTCTTCGAGCAGGATGTACGCCCAAAAAAGATTCCTGCCGATCTTGCCGATAGATTGTTCCGGAAACTTCAGATGCTGGACGATGCAACCACCGATGCCGATTTGAGGGTGCCACCGAGCAATCACTTTGAGAAACTGAAAGGCACTCTGACGGGGTTCCACTCCATAAGAGTGAACGGCCACTGGAGACTGGTCTTCCATTGGGAACGAGGAAAAGCAACAGAGGTATACCTGGACGATCATTCGTACAGGTAATCGAAGGCGCAGAACAAAGGCGCGTCTTACCCCGAGGGGTATGTCATATGTCGATAACGAAGAGAAAGCCGGTCAGTGTCGGGGAGATATTAGTAGAGGAGTTCCTTGAGCCTCTTGGGATCACCCAGACCGAACTTGCCGAGAGAACGGGTCTCCCCAGAAAGCACGTCAACGAGCTTTGCCGCAATCGGCGGGCGATCACTGCAGACACTGCGTTAATTCTGGCTCGAGTGTTCGGCAATTCGGCTGATTTCTGGTTGAACACACAACGTCGGATGGATATCTGGGAAGCGATCAATACACCGGATCGCCTTAAACGAATCGAGAGGGCCAAGCCCCTTGAGAAGGTGGCATAAAAGTTCGACGGCGGGTGCCCCATACATCAATCCAGCCACCACACTGGGTGCCCCATTCATGCAGCCCCACCGCATGAGTGGGCATTCGCGCGAGGCGCGAACCGTTTTCTCCTGAATCGCACAACAGCAGTCCACTAGAATCCTCCGCAGTCGTTCCAGCACGAAAGGATCACTGACCCCCATGCCCACCCCTGAAGAACTCCGCCTCGGTCAGATCAATCTCCGTCTCCACATCGACGGACCCGCCTCCGGCTCCTCGCTCACGATGTTCGAGTTCGAAGTCGCCCCCGGAGCCAAAGTCCCTGTCGCCCACAGCCACGACGCCTACGACGAAACCATCTACGGCCTCGAAGGCCGGGTGCCCCATCTTCGACGCGAAGGCGTCTAAGGTGGACAATTTTCGCGGTAGCAAAAATCCCGACACTCTCTCCACCCTGAACAGCGGATCGTGCTCTGCACGATAACCCACCTTAGTCGCGATAAGACCGCGCCGAAGATGGGGCACCCAATTCAAAATTGGGTAGCACACCCGGCGTCACCAGCCTGCAATCGTGCGAAGGATCTCGTGTCTTCATTAGACTGGTTGGGTCATGGTGAATGGCAAAGAACAGCTTTCGCGGCGTGGGTTCCTCAAGGCCGTAACGGCGGCAACGCTGGCGCCTTCGACTGCCATGCAGAGCATGAACATGCCTGGAGGCAACGAGGTTGCGCGCGAGCTGCCTTACGATGCCGTGCAGTTGACCGGCGGACCGTTGAAGTCGCAGTACGATGTGATGCACGCGCACTACCTTGCTCTGGATAACGACCGTCTCCTGAAGGTGTACCGGCAGCGAGCAGGGCTTCCTGCTCCCGGAGACGACATGGGAGGATGGTACAACCTCGATGGCTTTGTGCCGGGACACAGCCTGGGGCAGTACATCTCTGCACTCTCTCGCATGGGGGCCAGCACCGGAGATGCTGCATGCCATGAAAAAGTGCATGCCCTGGTGAGCGGATTCGCAGAGACGCTGGGACCGAAGAACGTCTCGATTCTCCGGCCGGAGACCAATCTCTGGGTCTGCTACACCCTCGACAAACACTTTGCAGGTTTGATCGATTCATCGCGATGGAGCCGTGTAGAGGAGTCGAAGGAGCTGCTGAATCGCGTACTTGCGGGGTCGGAGGGACTGCTTCCGGCAAAGGGAAGAGACCGCATCGGCAAGAAAGATCCGCCGTACGACGAGACATACGTGATGCCTGAGAACCTGTTTGCAGCGCATGAACTCACAGGAAATCCGAGGTTTCGCGAGCTGGCAATCCGATATCTGCTGGATCGCGAGTTCTTCAACGTCCTGGCGAGGGGTGGGAATCCTCTGCCGGGTCAGCATGCATACTCGCACGCCATTGCGTTGAGTTCGGGTGGCAAGGCGCTGTTGACGCTGGGAGACAGCAAGTACCACGATGCGCTGCACCAGGCATTTGTGCTGTTGACGACAGAGCAGCAGTTCTCTTCAGGAGGCTGGGGACCGAATGAGACTTTCATCGAACCTCACCAGGGGCAGCTCTACGATTCCCTGTCGTCGACCGTGGACCACTTCGAGACGCCATGCGGCGCCTATGCGGCGACCAAGCTGGCGCGCTATCTCCTGCGGACCACGCCGGATGCCGGAAAGAGAGTTCCGTATGCGGACTATCTTGAGCGAGTGCTGTACAACACGATCCTTGCAGTGAAGCTGCCGGACTCGAACGGAGATTATCCGTACTACTCGACGTATTCCCCGGTAGCGACAAAGACGTTCTATCAGAAGAAGTGGCCATGCTGCTCAGGCACTCTGGCGCAGACGGTGGCGGATTATCCGCTGAATGTGTACCTGCAGACGGAGCGCGGACTGGACGTGAATCTTTTTGTGCCGTCGCAGGTGGCATGGAAGCAGGGT is a window of Edaphobacter sp. 12200R-103 DNA encoding:
- a CDS encoding HigA family addiction module antitoxin, which gives rise to MSITKRKPVSVGEILVEEFLEPLGITQTELAERTGLPRKHVNELCRNRRAITADTALILARVFGNSADFWLNTQRRMDIWEAINTPDRLKRIERAKPLEKVA
- a CDS encoding type II toxin-antitoxin system RelE/ParE family toxin → MVIVLIESWRDRWLQEFFEQDVRPKKIPADLADRLFRKLQMLDDATTDADLRVPPSNHFEKLKGTLTGFHSIRVNGHWRLVFHWERGKATEVYLDDHSYR
- a CDS encoding beta-L-arabinofuranosidase domain-containing protein encodes the protein MVNGKEQLSRRGFLKAVTAATLAPSTAMQSMNMPGGNEVARELPYDAVQLTGGPLKSQYDVMHAHYLALDNDRLLKVYRQRAGLPAPGDDMGGWYNLDGFVPGHSLGQYISALSRMGASTGDAACHEKVHALVSGFAETLGPKNVSILRPETNLWVCYTLDKHFAGLIDSSRWSRVEESKELLNRVLAGSEGLLPAKGRDRIGKKDPPYDETYVMPENLFAAHELTGNPRFRELAIRYLLDREFFNVLARGGNPLPGQHAYSHAIALSSGGKALLTLGDSKYHDALHQAFVLLTTEQQFSSGGWGPNETFIEPHQGQLYDSLSSTVDHFETPCGAYAATKLARYLLRTTPDAGKRVPYADYLERVLYNTILAVKLPDSNGDYPYYSTYSPVATKTFYQKKWPCCSGTLAQTVADYPLNVYLQTERGLDVNLFVPSQVAWKQGANEVTLVQETEYPAGDLVVLRMKMPQPVEFTLNVRVPSWLEGRMALKVNGRQEAAAGAGTYATLRRRWSANDVVEFSVRQDFRVEAIDDKHPEAVALMRGPVEYVALDLTAEGSRSPMKLPSGLRPAGKQIFVEDLAGRQTVFVPLFQVQNETYTTYFSRA